AGCATAAGAAGCGACTGCTCATCTCTCATtaacttcctcactttcttggcTTTTATTAGGAGCATTTGTTTTCCCTCGAATTTAACCTCACTTGCCGAACTATCTATAGccttttttctctccctttttgccCCGGCGCtcacattttctttcttttttgaacaATACTTCTCATACTCCTGttgcaatttcaattggtcTTCATGCACTTCTTTTGGGAAAAGGGGAGCTAGGGTGACTTTCTTACTATTGTACAAGAAGCTATACTTGTTAGTCACGCCATTAAAAGTTACCTGCTTGTCAAACTGCCACGGCCTATC
This sequence is a window from Coffea eugenioides isolate CCC68of chromosome 7, Ceug_1.0, whole genome shotgun sequence. Protein-coding genes within it:
- the LOC113777359 gene encoding uncharacterized protein LOC113777359; its protein translation is MQASHIILDRPWQFDKQVTFNGVTNKYSFLYNSKKVTLAPLFPKEVHEDQLKLQQEYEKYCSKKKENVSAGAKRERKKAIDSSASEVKFEGKQMLLIKAKKVRKLMRDEQSLLMLVSKEVALNVHELDTNIPLEVVSLLQEYADIFPGDVPSGLPPLRGIEYQIDFIPGASLPNRPARRATQRRLRSCKGKWMGT